The following proteins are co-located in the Streptomyces sp. NBC_01198 genome:
- a CDS encoding ricin-type beta-trefoil lectin domain protein — protein sequence MSAATRPHTGRSSGSRLRRVIVGTLTAAAAAITPLLAVPATAHAAGESVQVYLTTTNDSGGRNVVKGLEQQAPLSFGSGTGGSGQNVTVDEGTTYQQFTGGGASFTDTAAWLMNSSGALSASTRNTVMQKLFDPVNGIGLGFLRNPMGASDLARDNYTYDDMPAGQTDPTLAHFSIAHDLADVVPLTKQARQLNPNVKVMATPWTPPPWMKDNDAYSQGWLESQYYPAYAQYFVKYLQAYQAQGVPVDYVTVQNEPTCCSGYPSAQWNGSGLAYFTKTNLLPALHSAGLSTKVLALDWNWDTYDSYAAPTVTDAAVRNDPNFGGIAWHGYGGNVSEQTTVHNQYPTLPAFDTEHSGGTWIANQQKEDMENLIDYTRNWGQSWVKWSLAVDQNMGPHNGGCGTCTGLVTVHNGDSRSGQVDYTIEYYTMGQLTKFVKPGATRIGSTDNSTVRNVAWRNPDGSKALIAYNESSSAQTLRVNWGNENFSYSLPGGASATFTWAGPPGSGGNTGGHTGTITGYGGKCVDVAGSSSTNGAAVQLYDCNGTAAQSWTASGSTLQALGKCLDVASAGTANGSKVQLYDCNGTGSQVWNRGANSTLVNPQSGRCLDATGPSSANGTRLQIWDCTGAANQQWSAPAA from the coding sequence ATGAGCGCAGCAACCCGGCCCCACACGGGCAGATCCTCCGGATCCCGACTGCGACGCGTCATCGTCGGGACCCTCACCGCCGCAGCCGCGGCGATCACCCCCCTGCTCGCCGTTCCCGCGACCGCGCACGCCGCGGGAGAGAGCGTGCAGGTCTACCTCACCACCACCAACGACTCCGGCGGACGCAACGTCGTCAAGGGCCTGGAACAGCAGGCCCCGCTGTCCTTCGGCTCCGGCACCGGCGGCTCCGGCCAGAACGTGACGGTGGACGAGGGCACCACCTACCAGCAGTTCACCGGTGGCGGCGCCTCCTTCACCGACACCGCCGCCTGGTTGATGAACAGCAGCGGCGCGCTGTCGGCGTCGACCCGCAACACGGTCATGCAGAAGCTGTTCGACCCGGTCAACGGGATCGGCCTGGGCTTCCTGCGCAACCCGATGGGCGCCTCGGACCTCGCGCGCGACAACTACACCTACGACGACATGCCCGCGGGCCAGACCGACCCGACCCTCGCGCACTTCTCCATCGCCCACGACCTGGCCGACGTCGTGCCGCTCACCAAGCAGGCCCGGCAGCTCAACCCCAACGTCAAGGTCATGGCGACCCCGTGGACCCCGCCGCCGTGGATGAAGGACAACGACGCCTACAGCCAGGGCTGGCTGGAGTCGCAGTACTACCCCGCCTACGCGCAGTACTTCGTGAAGTACCTGCAGGCCTACCAGGCGCAGGGCGTCCCGGTGGACTACGTCACCGTGCAGAACGAGCCCACCTGCTGCAGCGGTTATCCGTCGGCGCAGTGGAACGGCTCGGGTCTGGCGTACTTCACCAAGACCAACCTGCTGCCCGCGCTGCACTCGGCCGGGCTGTCCACCAAGGTCCTGGCGCTTGACTGGAACTGGGACACCTACGACAGCTACGCGGCGCCCACCGTCACCGACGCCGCCGTGCGCAACGACCCCAACTTCGGCGGGATCGCCTGGCACGGCTACGGCGGCAACGTCAGCGAGCAGACCACGGTCCACAACCAGTACCCGACCCTGCCCGCCTTCGACACCGAGCACTCCGGTGGCACCTGGATCGCCAACCAGCAGAAGGAGGACATGGAGAACCTGATCGACTACACCCGCAACTGGGGCCAGAGCTGGGTCAAGTGGAGCCTGGCGGTCGATCAGAACATGGGTCCGCACAACGGTGGTTGCGGCACCTGCACCGGACTGGTCACCGTGCACAACGGTGACAGCCGCAGCGGCCAGGTGGACTACACCATCGAGTACTACACGATGGGCCAGCTCACCAAGTTCGTGAAGCCCGGCGCCACCAGGATCGGCTCCACCGACAACTCCACCGTCCGCAACGTCGCCTGGCGCAACCCCGACGGCTCCAAGGCGCTCATCGCCTACAACGAGTCGTCGTCCGCGCAGACCCTGCGGGTCAACTGGGGCAACGAGAACTTCTCCTACTCGCTGCCCGGCGGCGCCTCGGCGACCTTCACCTGGGCCGGCCCGCCCGGCAGCGGCGGGAACACCGGCGGCCACACCGGCACCATCACCGGCTACGGCGGCAAGTGCGTCGACGTCGCCGGCTCCTCGTCCACCAACGGCGCCGCCGTGCAGCTGTACGACTGCAACGGCACCGCCGCCCAGTCCTGGACGGCCTCAGGCAGCACCTTGCAGGCGCTCGGCAAGTGCCTGGACGTCGCGTCGGCCGGCACCGCCAACGGCTCCAAGGTGCAGCTGTACGACTGCAATGGCACCGGTTCGCAGGTGTGGAACCGCGGAGCCAACAGCACGCTGGTCAACCCGCAGTCGGGCAGATGTCTCGACGCGACGGGACCCAGCTCCGCCAACGGCACCCGGTTGCAGATCTGGGACTGCACCGGCGCCGCCAACCAGCAGTGGAGCGCGCCCGCCGCGTGA